Sequence from the Pseudomonas frederiksbergensis genome:
ACTTGTGGGCCTTTCGTTCGCCGTGGCCCCTTTCGAGGCGGCCTACATCCCGCTGACCCATTCCTACATGGGCGTGCCGGAGCAACTGGATCGCGACACGGTACTCATGGCCCTCAAGCCCTTGCTGGAAAACCCGGACAAGCTCAAGGTCGGTCAGCACGCCAAGTTCGAAACCAACATATTGGCCAACTGCGCCATTGGTGGCGACCAGAACAACGGCATTCTGGTCCAGGGCATCGCCTTCGACACCATGCTCGAATCCTACGTACTGGATTCCACCGCGACCCGCCACGACATGGACAGCCTGGCGCTCAAGTACCTGGGCCACAGCAAGACCGATTTCCAGGATATTGCGGGCAAAGGGGTCAAACAACTGAGTTTCGATCAGATCTCCCTGGAGCTGGCCGGGCCTTATGCCGCAGAAGACGCCGACGTGACGTTCCGCCTGCACCTGGCCTTGCAGGAAAAGCTGGCCGCCACACCGAGCCTGGGCACGGTGCTCAACGAAATCGAAATGCCATTGATGCCGGTCCTGGCGCGTATCGAGCGTCAAGGTGCGCTGGTCGATGCCAACCTGCTGGGCGTGCAAAGTGTCGAGTTGGGCGAAAAACTGGTAGCCCTGGAGCGTGAGGCATTTGCCATTGCCGGCGAAGAATTCAACCTCGGCTCGCCGAAGCAATTGGGCGTGATCCTGTACGAAAAGCTCGGCTTGCCGGTGCTCAGCAAAACCGCCAAGGGCCAGGCATCCACCGCCGAAGCGGTGCTCGCCGAACTGGCAGAGCAGGATTACCCGCTGCCCAAGGTATTGATGCAGTACCGCTCGTTGAGCAAGCTCAAGAGCACCTACACCGATCGCCTGCCGGAACAGATCAACAGCCGCACCGGCCGCGTCCATACCAATTACCAGCAAGCCGTCGCTGCGACCGGGCGCCTGTCGTCCATCGACCCGAACCTGCAGAACATTCCGATTCGCACGGCCGAAGGCCGACGCATCCGCCAGGCCTTCGTCGCGCCGAAAGGCTACAAGCTGCTGGCGGCGGACTACTCGCAAATCGAGTTGCGGATCATGGCGCACCTGGCCAAGGACGAAGGGCTGCTGCATGCCTTCCGCAACGACCTGGATGTGCACCGCGCCACGGCGGCCGAGGTGTTCGGCGTTGATCTGGACGCCGTAACCAACGACCAGCGCCGCAGCGCCAAGGCGATCAACTTCGGCCTGATATACGGCATGAGCGCCTTCGGCCTTGCCAAGCAGATCGGCGTCGATCGCAAGCAGTCCCAGGCATACATCGACCGTTACTTCGCCCGTTATCCCGGTGTGCTGGAATACATGGAGCGCACCCGCGCCCAGGCGGCCGAGCAAGGTTTCGTCGAAACCATTTTCGGTCGCCGGTTGTACCTGCCGGATATCAACGCGAAAAACCCGGCCCTACGCAAGGGCGCCGAGCGCACCGCCATCAACGCACCGATGCAAGGCACAGCGGCCGACATCATCAAGAAAGCCATGGTTGCCGTGGACCGCTGGCTGACCACGTCAGGGCTGGACGCAAAAGTCATCCTGCAGGTTCATGACGAACTGGTGCTGGAAGTGCGTGAAGATCTGGTCGAACAGGTGAGTGGCGAAATCCGCCAGCTTATGGGCGCGGCCGCCACGCTGGACGTCCCGCTGCTGGTGGAAGTGGGCGTGGGTAATAACTGGGACGAGGCGCATTGAGTCTTGCCGGAGAATCGAGCGGACTCTGCGGCGAGGGGATTTATTCCCTCGCCACATCAATCACCGCGAATTCGCGAGCGGCCTCATTAGTCCGGAAAATTCCTACAGTTATTTCCAAAAATAATCTGAACTAAACCCGTGAATTACTACTCAGAGATTCTGAATGGCTGGTGAAGCCCTTCAATGCTCCTATGTTGTGTTAAGTGTTGGCAGATATCTGGACCCCGCCCTAGCGGTCCGGAACTTGGACCCCGAACTTCCCCCTCCCCATACGAAGTCCGGGGTTTTTTTTGCCTGGGATTTGGCTATTCAGCCGCCTCGCTGCCCTTGTCTGCCAGTTCCATCCAGTCGGCCAATACTGTGTAGGCCTCTTCCAGCCCCATGCGCTTGGGGGCCGAGAACAGCTGGATGGTAATCGTGTCACCCCAACCCTTGCGGATCTCCGACTGCACTTTGAGCAGGGTATTTTTCGCTGCGCCGTAGGTGAGCTTGTCGGCCTTGGTCAGCAGGATATGCATCGGCATGCCGCTGGCGACCGCCCAATCAAGCATCAAAAGGTCGAAGTCAGTCATCGGATGGCGGATATCCATCATCAGGATCAGACCCTTCAAACTCTCGCGGCTGCCCAGGTAGGCTTCCAGGTGGCGCTGCCAGTGTTGCTTGAGCGGGATCGGCACCTTGGCATAACCGTAGCCCGGCAGGTCGACCAAACGCCGTTCATCGTCTAGCTTGAAGAAGTTCAAGAGCTGCGTGCGACCTGGCGTTTTCGAGGTACGCGCCAGGCTTGCATGGGTCAATGTGTTGAGCGCGCTGGATTTACCGGCGTTGGAACGACCGGCAAAGGCCACTTCGAAACCTTCGTCGTCAGGGCATTGATCGACTTTGGCAGCGCTGAGCATGAAGGTGGACTGTTGGCACAGGCCAAGGATGGGGTTCTTCAGTTGCATGGGATTTCCGATGTGGGCGGCGTCGGGAATGGACGCGGCAAGCTGTGTCGTTTCCGTTTCAGTGACGCCAGTATATAATGCCGCAGATTTTGTGTGCGCTTTGTCCCAGCGTAGGATGAAGCTCACGGGAGCGACCGACCGAAATTGCGCATTAGAACGCAGCTCGTTCCCAACCCTGAAAAGGTCGTTTTATGACGAAATGGCTGCTAGCTGCCGGTGTCTTGATGCCGCTTTACAGCGCTCAGGCTACACAGGATCCGGAAGCTGTGTACAACCGTGTTTGTGGTGCCTGTCATTCCGGCCAACTCCCCATGGCGCCCCGCAAGGGCGATCAGGAAGCTTGGACGCCGAGGTTGGCGAAAGGTATGGAGACGCTGGTGCAACACGTGACCCAGGGTTTCAAGGCGATGCCGCCGCGTGGTTTGTGCATGGACTGCAGTGCCGAGGATTACCGAGCCATCATCCAGTGGATGAGCGAGTAAACCCGGCCCATAACTCTTTAACCCTTAGCCGTAGTTGGATTAGCTGATGAACAAACTGATCGTGAGTCTGCTGTTGACCTTGGGGATATCCGGCGTAGCCCACGCCGCTGGCGACGCCGCTGCCGGTCAGGCGAAAGCGGCCGTATGCGGGGCCTGCCACGGCCCGGATGGCAATAGCATGGCGCCCAACTTTCCGAAACTGGCGGGCCAGGGCGAGCGTTATCTGGTCAAGCAGTTGAAGGAAATCAAGGACGGCAAGCGTGTCGTGCTGGAAATGACCGGCCTGCTGACCAACCTGAACGATCAGGACCTGGCGGACATCGCGGCCTATTTCGCCAGCCAGAAGGGCAGCGTCGGCGCCGCCGATCCGAAACTCGTGGCTCGCGGTGAAGCGCTGTTTCGCGGCGGCAACCTGGAAAAAGGCCTGCCAGCCTGCACCGGCTGCCACTCGCCTGACGGCAAGGGCAACGCCGCTGCCGGTTTCCCTCATCTGGGCGGCCAGCATGCCCAATACATCACCAAGCAGCTGACCGATTTCCGCAAGGAAGAAGGCGGTCGCGCCAACGATGGCGACGCGATGACCATGCGCACCATCGCACGCAAGCTGAGCGACGAAGATATCGCCGCCGTTTCCAGCTACATCCAGGGCCTGCACTAAGGCCGTTGCAAGGGGGCGCCTCTTGCAACGTTAACGCTCGATTAATCTGTCGATGCGAGCATCAAAAGGGTGGCTTTGGCCGCCCTTTTTTGTGGCCGCTGCCGTTACACTAGAGAACTTGAACCCGCGACGGTCTGTCTTAGAAGCACGTCCCGCGAGGCCCCCTCATTGTCCAGGAGTAAAGCATGCGTAATCTGATCATCAGCGCCGCGCTCGTCGCCGCCAGCCTGTTCGGCATGACTGCCCAAGCGGCTGAAAAGCCCGCTGCACCTTATGTCGAACTGTCCAACCCCGTTCCGGTGGCCGTGCCTGGCAAGATCGAAGTCGTGGAGCTGTTCTGGTACGGCTGCCCGCATTGCTACGCCTTCGAACCGGTGATCAATCCCTGGGCTGAAAAGCTGCCATCGGACGTGAATTTCGTGCGCATTCCGGCCATGTTCGGCGGTCCTTGGGACGCCCACGGCCAGATGTTTCTGACGCTGGAATCCATGGGCGTCGAGGACCAGGTTCACGCAGCGGTGTTCAATGCGATCCAGAAAGAAAAGAAACGCCTGACCGATCCTGAAGAGATGGCTGAGTTCCTCGCCACCCAAGGCGTCGACAAAGACAAGTTCCTGGCCACTTTCAATTCTTTCGCCATCAAGGGTCAGATCAACAAGGCCAAGGAGCTGGCAAAGAAATACGAAATCACCGGCGTACCGACCATGGTCGTCAATGGAAAGTACCGCTTTGACATCGGCTCTGCCGGCGGCGCGAATGAAGCGCTGCAACTGGCGGACAAGCTGATCGCCAAAGAGCGAGCGGCCACCAAGGCCGCCGCCAACTAAGCGGGCCCACGGCCATGGCCCGCTGGAGTACCGAGCGCATCGTTGGCCTGCATGAACCGCGGGTCAACGAGCATCATGTCGCGTCCACGGGCCTGCCGGCGGACAGCCGCCTGCGGTTGCTCAGTTTCAACATCCAGGTCGGCATCAGCACCGAACGCTACCGGCATTATCTGACCCGCGGTTGGCAACATTTGCTGCCCCACACCGGGCGCGCAGGCAACCTGCAGAAAATCGGCGACCTGCTCAAGGATTTCGACCTGGTGGCCTTGCAAGAAGCCGATGGCGGAAGCCTGCGTTCCGGCTACGTCAACCAGGTGGAACACCTCGCCCAATTGGGTGCCTTCCCCTACTGGTACCAACAACTCAATCGCAACCTCGGACGCCTCGGCCAGCACAGTAACGGCGTGCTGAGTCGCCTGCGTCCCTGGGCGATCGAAGATCATCCGCTCCCCGGTCCCAAGGGGCGTGGAGCGATCCTGGCGCGTTTCGGTGAAGGCCCGGAGGCGCTGGTCGTGGTGATGATGCACCTGGCCCTCGGCGCTCGCACCCGAACGATGCAGCTGGCGTACATCCGTGAGCTGATCGGCGGCTACAAGCATCAGGTCCTGATGGGCGACATGAACACCCACGCCAATGACCTGCTTCAAACCTCGCCATTGCGCGACCTTGGCCTGCTCGCCCCGCAGCTCGAAGCCACGTTTCCCAGTTGGCGCCCCCAGCGCTGCCTGGACCATATCCTGTTGAGCCCGACCTTGACCCTCGAACGCTTCGAGGTATTGGCGCAGCCTATTTCCGATCACCTGCCGGTCGCGGTCGAAATACGTCTGCCGGGTTCGCTCACGGCCGACGCATTCCCCGCGCTGAGTCCTGCCCCTTGCGGATCCGATGAATGAGCGACGACGCCGAACGCTGGAGAGAGAAATACCTCAAGAGCATCGAACAGCAGGAAAAGCTTGAGCGTCGCTGGGACGCTCGGCTCGACTTGCTGCGTCGGGGGCTGGTGCGCAGCACGCTTGCCGCCGAGGGCACCGACCGGGCAGTGGACCAGTGCATGAAAGAGATGCGCGAAGTGGTGCGCACCGACGACATGGACGCTGCCCTCGCCGCCCTGCTGCCGCGCCTGGAGAAAGCCGTACTCGATTCCGAGCAGCGTCGCGAGACGCGGGTTGAGCAAATGAGCGCCGCGTTGACGGCTTTGGTTGCCCAGTTGCAATCCTTGCCGCTGCCCAAGGACGTCAGCCGGCCTTTGAAGAAGTTCTCCAAGCAATTGGAAGCCCGGGTGGGCCAGGCGCGGGAAATCCCCTTGTTGCTCAGCGAGTTGAGTGGCTTGCAGGGCAAGGCGCTGAGCGCACTGGATACACCGGATGAGCCGAGCCGTCCCGGCCTGCTGCAACGGTTGTTTGGTGGTCACGGTCACGATGAGGTGGCACCCCAGCCGCGCCCATCGTCGGAGCCGGGCCAGCCGAGCCCGACGCCTGGAACAGATGCGAGTGCGCTAACGCCGGCACTGCCCGCAGCCGAGACGGTATCCATCCCGCCCGCACCCGCGCCCGCACCGAAAGCGGAGCGAGACCACGCGTTCCAATTATCCGAAGCCGAGCCGGTCGAGCCTATTGAAGCAGCAGACGAACCGGAAGGCGAACCGGAAGGCGAACCGGAAGGCGAACGTGCGCCGGAGCCCGTGACGCCGCCGGCCGCAGCCGTGGCTCAGCCGCCCGTCGAACCGCCGCCCCCGCCCCTTGATGAACACCCCGAACCAACAACCGCGTTCCAGAACCCGGACGAGCTAGTGCCGGAGGCACCCCCGCCGGTCCTCGAAGAGCCGCCAGTTGCGGCCGCCGAATCCAGCGAACCCGCCGAGCCCCTCGCGGCCGATTCCGATGAGGCTCACTACGCCCTGCCCGACTCGCCGGAGCCTTCCTACAGCTCGGTCGCCAGGCATATCGAAGACACGCTGCTGGGCCTGCTTGGCGACCTGACACTGCCCGAACGTCATCGGCCCCAGGCGGAAGCCATGCGCGAACGTCTGCGCAATGGGCTGAACTGGTACGAGTTGCTGCCGATCCTCGACGATCTGGCGGTACTGATGCTGGCAATCACCGACAGCGGCCAGCATGAATTCGAAGCTTATCTGCAGCGACTCAATGATCGCCTGGAGTCATTCCAAAGCACGTTGCAAGCTGCCAGCGACGACCATGCCGACAATCTGTCGGCCTCCAGGGAAATGGACTCCCAGATTCGTGAGCAAGTGGACGGCCTGCAGAGCAGTGTGCAGCAAGCCGATGACTTGGAAGGCCTCAAGCAAGTGCTGGAGAATCATCTGGAGGGTCTGCTTGGTACGATGGATGAGCATCGCAAGCAGCGTGACCAGCGCGAGAAAGAAATCTCGGTTCGTCTCAAGAGCCTGGCCGAGCGCGTTGCGTTGATGGAACAGGACGCGCTGATCGTCCGTGAGAATCTGGAAGAGCAGCGCCAGAAAGCCTTGATTGATCCGTTGACAGGCCTGCCGAACCGCGCTGCCTGGACCGAGCGCCTCGAACAGGAAGTTGAGCAATGGCAGCGGCATGGCAACAGCTTGTTGATCGCCATGCTCGACCTGGATCACTTCAAGCGGATCAATGACAACTACGGGCACCTGGCCGGTGACCGCGTGCTGAAGCTCATCGCCTCCGTGCTGCGCAAGCGGATCCGTGGCAGTGACTTCATCGCCCGCTTTGGTGGCGAGGAGTTCGTCTTGCTGGTGCCTGATACGCCTCTTGCGGCCGGCGCGAAACTGGCCGAAGCCCTGCGCGCGGCCATCGAAGCGTGTCCGTTCCATTTCAAGGGCGAGCCGCTGACGGTGACGGTGTCGATGGGCATGACGGCGTTCAAGCCGGGAGAGCGCAGCGAACTGGTGCTCAAAAGGGCCGATGAGGCGCTTTATCGGGCCAAAAATGCGGGCCGTAACCGAGTGGAGTTTGGCTGAACAATTGTTCCATTTTGTTTAACGGCACCGGATCATTTCCAGGTGATACGTTACACTGTTGCATTATTTTCCTGTGTGCCTGTTCTTCGCCATGAAATTTCTCCCGCTCGTTGTTTCGCTGTTAGTCCTGGCCGGTTGCGCGAGCGGCCCCCGGCTGGATACCAGTCATCCGTCGGTCAACCACGACAGCCGTGTCCAGTTCGTCGTGGTGCATTACACCTCGGCTTCCCTCGAGCGCTCCCTGTCTTTACTGACCCATGGCGAAGTCAGCGCGCATTACC
This genomic interval carries:
- a CDS encoding c-type cytochrome; protein product: MTKWLLAAGVLMPLYSAQATQDPEAVYNRVCGACHSGQLPMAPRKGDQEAWTPRLAKGMETLVQHVTQGFKAMPPRGLCMDCSAEDYRAIIQWMSE
- the yihA gene encoding ribosome biogenesis GTP-binding protein YihA/YsxC, translated to MQLKNPILGLCQQSTFMLSAAKVDQCPDDEGFEVAFAGRSNAGKSSALNTLTHASLARTSKTPGRTQLLNFFKLDDERRLVDLPGYGYAKVPIPLKQHWQRHLEAYLGSRESLKGLILMMDIRHPMTDFDLLMLDWAVASGMPMHILLTKADKLTYGAAKNTLLKVQSEIRKGWGDTITIQLFSAPKRMGLEEAYTVLADWMELADKGSEAAE
- a CDS encoding endonuclease/exonuclease/phosphatase family protein, whose product is MARWSTERIVGLHEPRVNEHHVASTGLPADSRLRLLSFNIQVGISTERYRHYLTRGWQHLLPHTGRAGNLQKIGDLLKDFDLVALQEADGGSLRSGYVNQVEHLAQLGAFPYWYQQLNRNLGRLGQHSNGVLSRLRPWAIEDHPLPGPKGRGAILARFGEGPEALVVVMMHLALGARTRTMQLAYIRELIGGYKHQVLMGDMNTHANDLLQTSPLRDLGLLAPQLEATFPSWRPQRCLDHILLSPTLTLERFEVLAQPISDHLPVAVEIRLPGSLTADAFPALSPAPCGSDE
- a CDS encoding c-type cytochrome, whose protein sequence is MNKLIVSLLLTLGISGVAHAAGDAAAGQAKAAVCGACHGPDGNSMAPNFPKLAGQGERYLVKQLKEIKDGKRVVLEMTGLLTNLNDQDLADIAAYFASQKGSVGAADPKLVARGEALFRGGNLEKGLPACTGCHSPDGKGNAAAGFPHLGGQHAQYITKQLTDFRKEEGGRANDGDAMTMRTIARKLSDEDIAAVSSYIQGLH
- a CDS encoding thiol:disulfide interchange protein DsbA/DsbL produces the protein MRNLIISAALVAASLFGMTAQAAEKPAAPYVELSNPVPVAVPGKIEVVELFWYGCPHCYAFEPVINPWAEKLPSDVNFVRIPAMFGGPWDAHGQMFLTLESMGVEDQVHAAVFNAIQKEKKRLTDPEEMAEFLATQGVDKDKFLATFNSFAIKGQINKAKELAKKYEITGVPTMVVNGKYRFDIGSAGGANEALQLADKLIAKERAATKAAAN
- the polA gene encoding DNA polymerase I codes for the protein MSQAPLVLVDGSSYLYRAFHALPPLTTSKGLPTGAVKGVLNMLKSLRKQYPDSPFAVVFDAKGGTFRDALYAEYKANRPSMPDDMRVQIEPLHASVKALGFPLLCVDNVEADDVIGTLARSSAAADRPVVISTGDKDMAQLVDGHITLVNTMTGSSLDVAGVKEKFGVAPEQIIDYLALMGDSSDNIPGVPGIGPKTASGLLVGVNGGLTELYAQLDIVATLPIRGAKTLAAKLEEHKEMAFLSYELATIKTDVPLDVGLDDLQMGTPDHEKLAELYTLLEFKSWFEENQRDAKRAGQEIVDVTEEQPGAPEAKYEVILDQARFDAWLAKLDKAPLFAFVTETNGGDAQQSQLVGLSFAVAPFEAAYIPLTHSYMGVPEQLDRDTVLMALKPLLENPDKLKVGQHAKFETNILANCAIGGDQNNGILVQGIAFDTMLESYVLDSTATRHDMDSLALKYLGHSKTDFQDIAGKGVKQLSFDQISLELAGPYAAEDADVTFRLHLALQEKLAATPSLGTVLNEIEMPLMPVLARIERQGALVDANLLGVQSVELGEKLVALEREAFAIAGEEFNLGSPKQLGVILYEKLGLPVLSKTAKGQASTAEAVLAELAEQDYPLPKVLMQYRSLSKLKSTYTDRLPEQINSRTGRVHTNYQQAVAATGRLSSIDPNLQNIPIRTAEGRRIRQAFVAPKGYKLLAADYSQIELRIMAHLAKDEGLLHAFRNDLDVHRATAAEVFGVDLDAVTNDQRRSAKAINFGLIYGMSAFGLAKQIGVDRKQSQAYIDRYFARYPGVLEYMERTRAQAAEQGFVETIFGRRLYLPDINAKNPALRKGAERTAINAPMQGTAADIIKKAMVAVDRWLTTSGLDAKVILQVHDELVLEVREDLVEQVSGEIRQLMGAAATLDVPLLVEVGVGNNWDEAH
- a CDS encoding diguanylate cyclase → MSDDAERWREKYLKSIEQQEKLERRWDARLDLLRRGLVRSTLAAEGTDRAVDQCMKEMREVVRTDDMDAALAALLPRLEKAVLDSEQRRETRVEQMSAALTALVAQLQSLPLPKDVSRPLKKFSKQLEARVGQAREIPLLLSELSGLQGKALSALDTPDEPSRPGLLQRLFGGHGHDEVAPQPRPSSEPGQPSPTPGTDASALTPALPAAETVSIPPAPAPAPKAERDHAFQLSEAEPVEPIEAADEPEGEPEGEPEGERAPEPVTPPAAAVAQPPVEPPPPPLDEHPEPTTAFQNPDELVPEAPPPVLEEPPVAAAESSEPAEPLAADSDEAHYALPDSPEPSYSSVARHIEDTLLGLLGDLTLPERHRPQAEAMRERLRNGLNWYELLPILDDLAVLMLAITDSGQHEFEAYLQRLNDRLESFQSTLQAASDDHADNLSASREMDSQIREQVDGLQSSVQQADDLEGLKQVLENHLEGLLGTMDEHRKQRDQREKEISVRLKSLAERVALMEQDALIVRENLEEQRQKALIDPLTGLPNRAAWTERLEQEVEQWQRHGNSLLIAMLDLDHFKRINDNYGHLAGDRVLKLIASVLRKRIRGSDFIARFGGEEFVLLVPDTPLAAGAKLAEALRAAIEACPFHFKGEPLTVTVSMGMTAFKPGERSELVLKRADEALYRAKNAGRNRVEFG